A portion of the Deinococcus peraridilitoris DSM 19664 genome contains these proteins:
- a CDS encoding tetratricopeptide repeat protein: protein MDQLILDFEAGRYTEVITAFNGSDDQQAARSTAILGISLLRVGRFVDAELPLTKAAMLGDQEAQVELGNVLRLLGRFDEATAHLQNVTDTLSGELQLRALRWWGVAEFQSGKAEEGLRRCERAWHGYLALGDDEITARVTQSLAWMHAKSGNYKRAQQLYTEAIRALPEQPVPYPRLTALTNLLDLLIETGDFSAAKDILTEAHRVLKFTQEARPRAVLMTSEAELYRLTGSYAQYVEVLERLRPLSEDLQDYLLLTWVTSRLAEHYSTVGLHGKAIEVLHAYGKRPSDWPPELVATSGVIARRRGQYAEAEADLDRAVRIFRERGRTPELIRCLLHLADAALHTGHESTAASALREALMEMLRLRYLVAFRPDLEELSELLHFAVLEPDLAPYMEPVLDNLANLAGAPRLPEDGLMRLQVTTLGRVVVFKDNAPVEFTLKGSPLLLAYLALHPGRTRAEIQLDLYPDKDSVTGANYIRAAIKELRDKLGQEVVSFEGPHNAPWYRLGRLVHVDLDLLHFHEALSKGEVARALALYRGDFMPDIEDSEWAEQKRDEALLALTFELRTQMARYQADGDYRRYILLANQYLRADPFDREVLEGRVEAAKVVAPSQELAKYVAELNRLHN from the coding sequence ATGGATCAGCTGATATTGGACTTCGAGGCAGGTCGCTACACCGAAGTAATCACGGCGTTCAATGGATCTGACGACCAGCAGGCAGCCCGTTCGACGGCGATATTGGGAATTTCGCTGCTTCGTGTGGGGCGCTTTGTTGACGCAGAACTGCCGCTGACGAAGGCCGCCATGCTGGGTGATCAAGAAGCTCAGGTGGAACTGGGGAATGTGTTGCGGCTTCTGGGCCGTTTCGACGAAGCTACGGCGCATCTTCAGAACGTTACTGACACTCTTTCGGGCGAATTGCAGCTGCGTGCCTTGCGGTGGTGGGGTGTCGCGGAATTCCAGTCAGGCAAAGCTGAAGAGGGGTTGCGCCGCTGTGAGCGGGCATGGCATGGCTATCTGGCCCTTGGAGATGACGAAATCACTGCGCGGGTTACGCAATCGCTTGCATGGATGCATGCAAAAAGCGGTAACTATAAGCGCGCCCAACAGTTGTATACCGAAGCAATTCGCGCACTGCCCGAACAGCCTGTTCCTTATCCGCGCTTGACGGCGCTGACAAACCTGCTTGATCTGCTCATCGAGACCGGTGACTTCTCGGCAGCCAAAGACATCTTGACGGAAGCCCACCGCGTGCTGAAGTTTACCCAGGAGGCCCGTCCCAGGGCAGTACTGATGACTTCGGAAGCGGAGTTGTATCGGTTGACCGGGAGCTACGCCCAGTATGTCGAAGTGCTCGAGCGGCTGCGGCCATTGAGCGAGGATTTACAAGATTATTTGTTGCTGACCTGGGTCACGTCTCGCCTTGCTGAGCACTACAGCACCGTGGGGCTGCATGGCAAAGCGATTGAGGTTCTGCATGCTTATGGCAAGCGTCCCTCTGACTGGCCACCAGAGCTGGTTGCCACGAGTGGTGTCATCGCCCGGCGCCGCGGCCAGTATGCCGAAGCCGAGGCAGACCTTGACCGTGCGGTCCGGATATTCAGGGAGCGTGGCCGCACGCCCGAGCTTATTCGCTGCCTGCTGCACCTCGCAGACGCCGCCCTGCACACCGGGCACGAATCGACTGCCGCGAGCGCCCTGCGTGAAGCCCTGATGGAGATGCTGCGCCTGCGCTACCTGGTGGCGTTCCGCCCTGACCTCGAGGAGCTGTCCGAACTGCTGCACTTCGCGGTGCTGGAGCCTGACCTCGCGCCGTACATGGAGCCGGTGCTCGACAACCTGGCCAATCTGGCGGGGGCGCCGCGCCTGCCGGAAGACGGCCTGATGCGCCTGCAGGTCACGACGCTGGGGCGGGTGGTGGTGTTCAAGGACAACGCGCCCGTAGAGTTCACGCTGAAGGGAAGCCCCCTGCTGCTGGCGTACCTGGCGCTTCACCCGGGCCGGACACGGGCGGAAATTCAGCTCGATCTGTATCCGGACAAGGACAGCGTGACGGGTGCAAACTACATCCGGGCAGCCATCAAGGAGCTGCGCGACAAACTCGGGCAGGAAGTGGTGAGTTTCGAGGGCCCACACAACGCGCCCTGGTACCGCCTGGGTCGTCTGGTGCACGTGGACCTCGATCTGCTGCACTTCCACGAGGCGCTGTCCAAGGGTGAGGTGGCGCGGGCGTTGGCTTTGTACCGGGGTGACTTCATGCCCGATATCGAAGACAGCGAGTGGGCCGAGCAGAAACGCGACGAGGCCCTGCTGGCGTTGACTTTCGAGCTGCGCACCCAGATGGCGCGGTACCAGGCCGACGGTGACTACCGGCGCTATATCCTGCTCGCCAACCAGTATCTGCGCGCTGATCCTTTTGACCGGGAAGTGCTGGAAGGCCGGGTTGAGGCAGCGAAAGTCGTGGCGCCCAGCCAGGAACTGGCGAAATACGTGGCCGAACTGAACCGCCTGCATAATTGA
- a CDS encoding nucleoside hydrolase, with the protein MALPIILDCDPGHDDAIALLLALASPELDLLGVTVTHGNVGLPRTLANALLVRELAGEAGARVPVYAGAWRPLIRPALHATHVHGESGLGDVKLPPCRRAAESGHAAQFMIDAVCGRPGEVTLVATGPLTNLALALRLDERFARDVREVVLMGGSADWGNASPAAEFNFFADPHAARVVFESGVKITMFGLNASRQVPVDEARVQQLQDVNSNAGRVASRFLEDYLKRVASRGRQKRGALHDPCTVAFLLQPELFGVREMFVQIDDREGPNFGRSSCDVNGVSGEMPNAFVAMQADADGFYTLLSERLARLP; encoded by the coding sequence ATGGCTTTACCGATCATCCTCGACTGCGATCCGGGGCACGACGACGCGATTGCCCTGCTGCTGGCCCTGGCGTCTCCGGAGTTGGACTTGCTTGGCGTGACCGTCACGCATGGCAACGTCGGACTGCCGCGCACGCTGGCCAATGCGCTGCTGGTCCGGGAACTGGCCGGTGAAGCGGGAGCACGCGTTCCCGTCTATGCCGGGGCTTGGCGGCCACTGATACGTCCAGCCTTACACGCGACGCACGTCCACGGCGAAAGTGGACTTGGCGACGTGAAGTTGCCGCCCTGCCGGCGCGCAGCGGAGTCAGGACACGCCGCGCAGTTCATGATCGACGCCGTGTGTGGCCGGCCAGGGGAAGTCACGCTGGTCGCCACGGGGCCGCTCACCAACCTGGCGCTGGCGCTGCGGCTCGACGAGCGGTTCGCGCGCGACGTGCGTGAGGTTGTGCTGATGGGCGGCAGCGCCGACTGGGGGAACGCCTCTCCGGCGGCCGAGTTCAACTTCTTTGCCGATCCGCACGCGGCCCGCGTGGTGTTCGAGTCGGGCGTCAAGATCACGATGTTCGGCCTCAACGCTAGCCGCCAGGTACCGGTGGACGAGGCCCGCGTCCAGCAGTTGCAGGACGTGAACTCCAACGCGGGCCGGGTAGCGTCTCGCTTTCTGGAAGATTACCTGAAACGGGTCGCGTCACGCGGACGCCAGAAGCGTGGGGCCCTGCACGATCCGTGCACGGTGGCCTTTCTGCTGCAGCCGGAACTGTTTGGGGTCCGCGAGATGTTCGTGCAGATCGACGACCGCGAAGGACCGAATTTTGGCCGCTCGTCGTGCGACGTGAACGGCGTGTCAGGCGAGATGCCGAATGCTTTCGTGGCCATGCAGGCCGATGCGGACGGTTTTTATACTCTCCTGTCCGAGCGTCTGGCGCGCCTGCCCTGA
- a CDS encoding acyltransferase family protein — protein MTAPQPDSSRFNNFDVLRFFGALLVFISHATFVPTGSLWADPLYALSGGQMTIGWIGVGLFFVVSGYLITQSWERRRGVLAFFRARAMRIYPALIVVVLGIFLIGGAISTSPAYFSQPGALSYLGNILVPFSDNHLPGVFEELPSSGVSDNFWTLRYEIGAYVLLALMGALQVWRRDTVLVLFLLVSLLFALGGSATNNGWFDLPRYFLAGSLVYLYRDKIRWTPGFALASLIGLALFTFTGGMKLAFSVFGTYLTLYLAFAPWLKLQRFGKYGDFSYGLYLTGLFIQQLVQRADPSLGMVANFMISFPIAMLAAVVLWYTVEKPALTFKGGKPKTRSAAPRPEYSGTYAVRRAPVNSQGYPRNSRR, from the coding sequence GTGACCGCACCACAGCCAGACTCATCCCGTTTCAACAACTTCGACGTCCTGCGTTTTTTTGGAGCACTGCTGGTCTTCATTTCGCACGCGACTTTCGTGCCGACCGGTTCCTTGTGGGCCGATCCCCTGTACGCTCTCTCAGGCGGCCAGATGACCATCGGCTGGATTGGTGTGGGCCTCTTTTTCGTGGTCAGCGGTTATCTCATCACGCAGTCCTGGGAGCGGCGACGGGGGGTGCTCGCCTTTTTCCGGGCGCGCGCCATGCGCATTTACCCTGCGCTGATTGTGGTGGTGCTGGGCATCTTCCTGATCGGCGGGGCCATCTCCACGAGCCCTGCCTACTTCTCGCAGCCCGGCGCGCTGTCCTACCTGGGCAATATTCTGGTGCCCTTCAGCGACAACCACTTGCCCGGGGTGTTCGAGGAGCTGCCCTCCAGCGGCGTGAGCGACAACTTCTGGACCCTGCGCTACGAAATCGGCGCGTACGTGCTGCTGGCCTTGATGGGAGCGTTGCAGGTGTGGCGGCGCGACACGGTGCTGGTGCTGTTTCTGCTGGTCAGCCTGCTGTTCGCGCTGGGCGGCAGTGCCACCAACAATGGCTGGTTCGATCTGCCGCGCTACTTCCTGGCAGGCTCGCTGGTCTACCTGTACCGCGACAAGATCCGCTGGACGCCCGGCTTCGCGCTCGCCTCGCTGATCGGCCTGGCGCTGTTCACCTTCACGGGCGGGATGAAACTGGCCTTTTCGGTGTTCGGCACTTATCTGACGCTGTATCTGGCCTTTGCGCCCTGGCTGAAACTGCAGCGCTTCGGGAAGTACGGCGATTTCAGCTACGGCCTGTACCTGACCGGGCTCTTCATTCAGCAGCTCGTGCAGCGCGCTGATCCCAGCCTGGGCATGGTGGCCAACTTCATGATCAGTTTCCCCATCGCCATGCTCGCCGCGGTGGTGCTGTGGTACACCGTCGAGAAGCCCGCGCTGACCTTCAAGGGCGGCAAACCCAAAACCCGCTCGGCCGCTCCTCGCCCGGAGTACTCCGGCACGTACGCCGTGCGGCGCGCGCCGGTCAATTCACAGGGATACCCGCGAAACTCGCGTCGCTGA
- a CDS encoding aminotransferase class I/II-fold pyridoxal phosphate-dependent enzyme, producing MKAIAARVAALGPSPFAEMTALAQRYGAVNLGQGFPDFGPPAFLQDALLHAAMSSAHQYSPPPGLPTLREAVAEMLAPTLGFVADPEQEVTITVGATEGLAAALLALIEPGDEVVLIEPAYDSYAPQVRMAGGTPRSVSLQRSAAGWDLPLAALQEAGNGRTKAIVLNTPHNPTGKVFSSGELAAVAAFARQWDAYVLSDEVYDRLTFERPHVSIASLPDMRERTVTLGSVGKTFAATGWRIGWAVASPELTAALRGAHTFGPFCAPTPLQAAVAQGLRTAREQGYEDTMRAEYRVKRDLLTAALRAVGFEVLPCDGTFFLLADWSPFAEQAGTHDDREFCRWLVREVGVAAIAPSIFFSAPHRAQGAHLARFVFCKTLSGLEEAAARLDRLR from the coding sequence ATGAAAGCGATTGCGGCCCGCGTGGCCGCCCTTGGCCCCAGCCCGTTTGCCGAGATGACCGCCCTGGCACAGCGTTATGGCGCCGTGAATCTCGGGCAGGGATTTCCCGATTTTGGTCCGCCTGCCTTTCTGCAAGACGCGCTCCTGCACGCCGCCATGTCATCGGCGCACCAGTACAGTCCACCTCCCGGTTTGCCGACGCTGCGCGAAGCGGTCGCGGAGATGCTCGCACCGACGCTGGGTTTCGTGGCCGATCCCGAGCAGGAGGTGACCATCACGGTGGGCGCCACAGAAGGTCTGGCCGCCGCGCTGCTGGCACTGATCGAACCGGGTGACGAAGTGGTGCTGATCGAACCTGCGTACGACAGTTACGCGCCACAGGTGCGCATGGCCGGCGGTACGCCCAGAAGCGTCTCGCTGCAGCGGAGCGCCGCAGGCTGGGATTTGCCGCTGGCCGCGTTGCAGGAAGCTGGAAACGGGCGCACCAAGGCCATCGTACTGAACACGCCCCATAACCCCACCGGCAAGGTGTTCTCTTCCGGGGAGCTGGCCGCCGTCGCTGCCTTTGCCCGGCAGTGGGACGCGTACGTGCTCTCCGACGAAGTCTACGACCGCCTGACGTTCGAGCGTCCGCACGTTTCCATCGCGTCGTTGCCAGACATGCGGGAGCGCACGGTGACGCTCGGTTCGGTGGGCAAGACTTTCGCGGCCACCGGCTGGCGGATCGGCTGGGCCGTGGCGTCACCCGAACTGACGGCAGCTTTGCGTGGCGCCCATACCTTCGGGCCGTTCTGCGCACCGACGCCCCTGCAGGCAGCCGTGGCACAGGGGTTGCGCACGGCCCGCGAGCAGGGTTACGAGGACACCATGCGCGCCGAGTACCGGGTGAAACGCGACCTGCTCACGGCGGCCCTGCGCGCGGTGGGGTTCGAGGTCCTGCCATGCGACGGCACCTTCTTCCTGCTGGCTGACTGGTCACCTTTCGCAGAGCAGGCGGGAACGCACGACGACCGTGAATTCTGCCGCTGGCTGGTGCGCGAAGTAGGGGTGGCCGCCATCGCACCCAGCATCTTCTTCTCGGCGCCACACCGCGCGCAGGGTGCGCACCTGGCACGGTTCGTATTCTGCAAGACCCTGAGCGGACTCGAAGAAGCGGCGGCACGTCTGGACCGCCTGCGGTAG
- a CDS encoding sensor histidine kinase, which yields MSSAHPDAPTLVGEALWRVDADDRFVFVSAAGAALLGHTPGELLGRPWREYYPGASTSTIARVLHEARRAREPLSVEAHSVTLGRWLEVNVYPDGEGFLVHLRDTHERKLADVRAGRLQAVTEALAAALTLPEVVEVVLEAATPASDAEAGAVMLLTEDGRFLDLIGQQGYPSATTSALTRVPVEANTPLTHALRAEDALFLSGKQFAAQYPHLPRPEDLSQDALLVVLPLMVGGETLGAWQLTFLPENSPGDTERGFIETLARMSALALARARLYAGLERAVEKRTLKLQELNSEMRAYADAVSRDLAPSLRRIRDFADVLSRRLLPHLGQGEARFFEHIQTEGERMSRLIEELGTFVMSGQDLVPYGNVPLSQIVTEVRTDLAPLLRQRSVIWKVLQLPTVRGNAQLLRQAFAALLSNALKYTRTRQEALIEVGARREDDGWLVWVRDNGVGLKAGPPSDLFHVFSSGPICTPVTSALFPPEQSPEGHTGGLGLANVRRIVARHGGRVWAEGAPDKGATFYFSLPDQPSPRDD from the coding sequence ATGTCGTCAGCTCATCCCGACGCCCCCACGCTCGTCGGCGAGGCCCTGTGGCGTGTGGACGCCGATGACCGCTTCGTCTTCGTCAGTGCGGCCGGTGCCGCACTGCTCGGCCACACGCCAGGCGAACTGCTCGGTCGGCCCTGGCGGGAATACTACCCTGGCGCCTCTACCTCGACCATCGCGCGGGTCCTGCACGAAGCCCGCCGCGCCCGCGAGCCGCTCTCGGTCGAAGCGCACTCGGTCACCCTGGGACGCTGGCTGGAGGTGAACGTTTATCCCGACGGCGAGGGGTTCCTCGTTCACCTGCGTGACACCCACGAACGGAAACTGGCCGACGTGCGCGCCGGACGCCTGCAGGCCGTGACCGAGGCGCTCGCGGCTGCCCTGACACTCCCTGAGGTGGTCGAAGTGGTCCTGGAGGCGGCCACGCCCGCCTCGGACGCCGAGGCGGGCGCCGTGATGCTGCTCACCGAGGACGGACGCTTTCTCGATCTGATCGGCCAGCAAGGTTATCCGTCCGCCACCACCAGCGCCCTCACGCGTGTTCCCGTCGAAGCGAACACCCCGCTGACGCACGCCTTGCGCGCCGAGGACGCGCTGTTCCTGTCAGGCAAGCAGTTCGCCGCGCAGTACCCGCACCTGCCGCGCCCGGAAGATCTGTCACAGGACGCTCTGCTGGTGGTGCTGCCCCTGATGGTCGGCGGCGAGACGCTTGGTGCCTGGCAGCTCACGTTCCTGCCCGAAAATTCGCCTGGCGACACCGAACGTGGCTTCATCGAGACGCTGGCGCGCATGAGCGCCCTTGCGCTGGCGCGGGCGCGGCTGTACGCCGGTCTGGAACGCGCCGTCGAAAAGCGCACCCTCAAGCTGCAGGAACTGAACAGCGAAATGCGCGCCTACGCCGACGCGGTCTCGCGTGACCTGGCGCCCTCACTGCGGCGCATCCGTGATTTCGCCGACGTCCTTTCACGTCGGCTGCTGCCCCATCTCGGCCAGGGCGAAGCGAGATTCTTCGAGCACATTCAGACTGAAGGTGAACGGATGTCGCGCCTGATCGAGGAACTGGGAACGTTCGTGATGAGCGGTCAGGACCTGGTTCCCTACGGCAACGTGCCACTCTCGCAGATCGTCACGGAAGTGCGCACCGACCTGGCGCCCCTGCTGCGACAGCGCAGTGTCATCTGGAAGGTACTGCAGCTTCCCACCGTGCGTGGCAACGCCCAGTTGCTGCGTCAAGCCTTCGCGGCGCTCCTGAGCAACGCGCTCAAGTACACCCGCACGCGCCAGGAGGCGTTGATCGAAGTCGGGGCGCGGCGTGAAGATGACGGTTGGCTGGTGTGGGTGCGTGACAACGGTGTCGGCCTCAAGGCAGGTCCGCCTTCCGATCTGTTTCATGTGTTCAGTTCAGGCCCCATCTGCACGCCGGTCACGTCCGCACTCTTTCCACCCGAACAGTCTCCCGAAGGGCACACCGGCGGGCTCGGGCTCGCGAATGTCCGGCGCATCGTGGCCCGGCACGGCGGACGCGTGTGGGCCGAAGGCGCCCCCGATAAGGGCGCGACGTTCTACTTCTCCCTGCCCGACCAGCCCTCACCCCGCGACGACTGA
- a CDS encoding FMN-binding negative transcriptional regulator, with protein MYLPAHFRQDDPQELRRFMREHGFALLVTAPEGVPYASHLPLLVHEEQGEVYLRSHMARANRQWQHFGDSEVLVVFQGPHALVHANWYDSAPNVPTWNYAAVHAYGAARVVEGEATREIAYGLVRQHTPDMHDIPEDFERRLLAGVVTFEVRVTRLEGKYKLSQNKSAQDRSNVVAALALSERASDRDTARLMQRALEQETCLEGTP; from the coding sequence ATGTATCTTCCCGCGCACTTCCGTCAGGACGATCCCCAGGAGTTGCGGCGCTTTATGCGTGAGCACGGCTTTGCCCTGCTGGTCACGGCGCCCGAGGGCGTTCCGTATGCCTCGCACCTGCCGCTGCTGGTTCACGAAGAGCAGGGCGAGGTGTACCTGCGTTCGCACATGGCGCGCGCCAACCGGCAATGGCAGCATTTTGGCGATTCTGAAGTGCTGGTGGTGTTTCAGGGACCGCACGCGCTCGTGCACGCCAACTGGTATGACAGTGCGCCCAACGTACCCACCTGGAATTACGCGGCGGTGCACGCCTACGGCGCGGCGCGGGTGGTGGAAGGGGAAGCCACGCGCGAAATCGCCTACGGTCTGGTGAGGCAGCATACTCCCGACATGCACGACATTCCCGAGGACTTCGAGCGGCGCCTGCTGGCGGGAGTGGTGACCTTCGAGGTGCGGGTGACCCGTCTGGAAGGCAAGTACAAGCTCAGCCAGAACAAGAGCGCACAGGACCGAAGCAACGTCGTGGCAGCGCTGGCCTTGTCGGAGCGCGCTTCGGACCGCGACACGGCGAGGCTGATGCAGCGCGCCCTGGAGCAGGAGACTTGCCTGGAGGGGACCCCGTGA
- a CDS encoding GNAT family N-acetyltransferase, whose product MTPNTVIPNTVTLDELTLQGQLVRLEPLREVHVPGLLQAASAERETFRWTTVPDSFEAMTRYVERALADAAAGRALPFATCSASGEVLGATRFGNIEHWIWPDGRERSQFPDAVEIGWTWLAQRAQRSGVNTEAKLLMLTHAFESWGVKRVTIKTDARNERSRAAIERLGARFEGVLRAHSPAADGGVRDTAMYSVIRPEWPEVRQNLQARLAP is encoded by the coding sequence GTGACCCCAAACACCGTGATCCCAAACACCGTGACCCTCGATGAGCTGACCCTTCAGGGGCAGCTGGTGCGGCTGGAACCCTTGCGGGAAGTGCACGTGCCCGGCCTGCTGCAGGCGGCAAGCGCGGAGCGCGAGACGTTTCGCTGGACCACGGTGCCAGACTCGTTCGAAGCGATGACGCGCTATGTGGAGCGTGCCCTGGCCGACGCGGCCGCGGGCCGCGCGCTGCCTTTTGCCACCTGCTCGGCCAGCGGGGAAGTGTTGGGTGCCACCCGTTTTGGCAATATCGAGCACTGGATCTGGCCGGACGGTCGGGAGCGCTCCCAGTTTCCGGACGCCGTGGAAATCGGCTGGACCTGGCTTGCGCAGCGCGCGCAGCGCAGTGGGGTCAACACCGAAGCCAAACTGCTGATGCTGACCCACGCTTTCGAAAGCTGGGGTGTCAAACGCGTGACGATCAAGACCGATGCGCGCAACGAACGTTCCCGCGCGGCCATCGAGCGGCTGGGGGCGCGCTTCGAAGGCGTCCTGCGGGCGCACAGCCCGGCGGCGGACGGGGGCGTACGCGATACGGCGATGTACAGCGTCATCCGGCCCGAATGGCCGGAGGTTCGGCAGAATTTGCAGGCTCGCCTCGCACCCTGA
- a CDS encoding M48 family metallopeptidase — MKVDIRRSARRRTLALRVTREGVTLHAPQHLSEAEVWRWVEQKREWIEKARQHFDARCPPVYQFVDGEKLPCLGEELTVRRTPGRTARRSGNVLEVPDGDTERVRRAVEAWYRAQALAFFTPLAHDLARRLNREVRAVKLTNARTRWGSCTASGELRLNWRVLLGPRAVAEYLCAHEVAHLREFNHSVRFWRLVAVLMPEYAAARAHLREHGWRYTLGGETPGAQ, encoded by the coding sequence GTGAAGGTCGACATTCGCCGCTCGGCGCGCCGCCGCACGCTGGCCCTGCGCGTCACCCGCGAAGGTGTGACGCTGCACGCGCCACAGCACCTCAGCGAGGCCGAGGTGTGGCGCTGGGTCGAACAGAAACGCGAGTGGATCGAAAAAGCCCGGCAGCACTTTGACGCCCGCTGCCCGCCCGTCTACCAGTTCGTGGACGGTGAGAAGCTGCCCTGTCTCGGCGAGGAGCTGACAGTGCGCCGCACACCGGGCCGCACGGCGCGGCGCAGCGGGAACGTGCTCGAAGTGCCCGACGGTGACACCGAACGGGTGCGCCGCGCCGTGGAGGCCTGGTACCGTGCCCAGGCGCTGGCGTTCTTTACTCCGCTCGCCCACGACCTCGCGCGCCGACTGAATCGGGAAGTGCGCGCGGTGAAGCTCACCAACGCCCGCACCCGCTGGGGCAGCTGCACCGCCAGCGGGGAGCTGCGCCTGAACTGGCGGGTGCTGCTCGGCCCGCGCGCCGTGGCCGAGTACCTGTGTGCGCACGAGGTCGCACACCTGCGCGAGTTCAACCACTCGGTGCGTTTCTGGCGCCTCGTGGCCGTCCTGATGCCCGAGTATGCCGCCGCTCGTGCGCACCTGCGCGAGCACGGCTGGCGCTACACTCTCGGCGGCGAAACGCCCGGCGCTCAGTAA
- a CDS encoding DEAD/DEAH box helicase produces the protein MRTTLRYERGTLLLHPAPRGAHWTRFVEWDERVSRFRAPGWRYRDLMEGLRADGVSVHDEARRFEPLELRAARAQQPYPHQQEALEAWKNAGRRGLVVLPTGAGKTYLAQLAMQATPRSALICVPTLDLMHQWYVTLLSAYPDTSVGLLGGGSKDETPLLIATYDSAAIHAERLGDRYGLLIFDEAHHLGGEFTRPIAEYAIAPYRLGLTATPPRGERLRDLSELIGPLVYQKKSEELAGGALAPYREVRITVQLSAQERARYDACIKRRNDFLRSRGISLASLDGWRSFVMQSGSLEGRAAMLAHREARALAFGTEGKLRVLEELLAQHPDERTLVFTDDNATVYRISQEFLLPALTHQTPVKERVALLDAFRRGEYRVLITSRVLNEGVDVPEASIAIVLSGTGEEREHTQRLGRILRRAQKEGGGEKHAVLYEVIAENTSEEHVSRRRHGEGPGREERLRPLPYLEDLPTSVNWEEL, from the coding sequence GTGAGGACCACCCTGCGTTACGAGCGCGGAACGCTGCTGCTGCATCCTGCCCCGCGTGGAGCGCACTGGACGCGTTTCGTGGAGTGGGATGAGCGCGTTTCGCGTTTCCGTGCGCCGGGCTGGCGTTACCGCGACCTGATGGAAGGGCTGCGCGCTGATGGAGTGTCGGTGCACGACGAAGCGAGACGCTTCGAGCCATTGGAGCTTCGTGCTGCCCGGGCCCAGCAGCCTTACCCACACCAGCAAGAAGCGCTGGAGGCCTGGAAGAACGCCGGACGGCGTGGGCTGGTCGTGCTGCCCACCGGCGCAGGCAAGACCTACCTCGCGCAGCTCGCGATGCAGGCCACCCCGCGCAGCGCCCTGATCTGTGTACCCACCCTGGATCTGATGCACCAGTGGTACGTCACGCTGCTGAGCGCCTACCCCGACACCAGTGTCGGGCTGCTGGGAGGAGGCAGCAAGGACGAGACGCCGCTCCTGATCGCCACCTACGACTCGGCGGCCATTCACGCCGAGCGGCTGGGGGACCGCTACGGCCTGCTGATCTTCGATGAAGCGCACCACCTGGGCGGCGAGTTCACCCGCCCCATCGCCGAATACGCCATTGCTCCCTACCGGCTGGGCCTCACCGCCACCCCGCCGCGCGGCGAGCGGCTGCGCGACCTGAGTGAGCTGATCGGTCCGCTGGTGTACCAGAAGAAAAGCGAGGAACTGGCCGGCGGTGCGCTGGCGCCCTACCGCGAGGTGCGCATCACCGTGCAGCTTTCCGCGCAGGAACGGGCACGCTATGACGCCTGCATCAAGCGGCGCAACGACTTTCTGCGCTCACGCGGCATCAGCCTCGCGAGCCTGGACGGCTGGCGCTCGTTCGTGATGCAGAGTGGCAGCCTGGAAGGACGCGCCGCGATGCTCGCCCACCGTGAAGCGCGCGCGCTGGCTTTTGGCACCGAGGGCAAGCTGCGCGTCCTGGAAGAACTGCTGGCGCAGCACCCGGACGAGCGAACCCTGGTCTTCACCGACGACAACGCCACCGTGTACCGCATCTCGCAGGAGTTTCTGCTGCCCGCCCTGACGCACCAGACTCCCGTCAAGGAGCGTGTGGCCCTGCTCGACGCCTTTCGGCGCGGCGAGTACCGGGTGCTAATCACCTCGCGCGTGCTGAACGAAGGTGTGGACGTGCCCGAAGCCAGCATTGCCATCGTGCTCTCGGGCACCGGAGAGGAGCGCGAGCACACCCAGCGCCTCGGGCGCATTCTGCGCCGCGCACAGAAAGAAGGCGGCGGCGAGAAGCATGCGGTGCTCTACGAGGTGATCGCCGAGAACACCAGCGAGGAGCACGTTTCCCGCCGTCGTCATGGTGAAGGGCCCGGGCGTGAGGAACGCCTCCGCCCGCTGCCTTACCTGGAGGATCTGCCCACCTCCGTCAACTGGGAGGAGCTCTAA